The Corallococcus macrosporus genome segment GGAGGACTCAGCGGCGGGATCCGGCGAGGGCTGGAGGCGGGCGAGCACCTGCTCCAGCGTGCCGCGCAGGTGGAAGTCCACGGTCCGCCCCGTGGCGTCATCGAAGAGGAGCAGCGATTCGGACTCGCCCGCGTCGAGCGCGCCCTTGGCGGCGGTGACGACCTCGGCGGGAGACCCGGAGGCAAGCAGGCGCTGGCCCGCGAAGGCGGTCCAGGTGACGGAAGGGGAGGGCATGGCGGGATATTATCCGGGTAGAAGTTGGCGTCAATTTTATCCGGGTAATAACCGCTGCCGCTGGCGCATTGACCGCGGAGGCTGCCGTGTGGGAGGAGCCAGGGCATGAAGGACGCGAACCGGATTCCCGTCGTCGTGGGCGTGGGGCAGATCAACGACCGGCCCGAGGATCCGCTGACGGGCCTGGATTCGCTGGGCTTGATGGAGGCCGCGCTGCGAGCGGCGGACGCGGACGCGGGCGGCGGCTGGCTCTCCCGGTTGGATTCGCTGGCGGTGGTGGATCAGCTCTCGTTCCGCCAGATGGGCCCATTGCCACTCGCACTGGCGCAGCGCCTGGGCGCTCGGCCGCGCTTCCACGAACAGACAGCGGAAGCCAATGGCGACAGCCCGGTGCGGCTGCTCCACGAAGCCGCCAACCGGATTGCCTCTGGAGCGGCGGAGGTCGCGGCGGTCGTGGGCGGCGAGGCGCTGCGCACCGCATCCCGGCGAGCGGCCCTGGCTGCTGGAGATGCCCCGTCCGCGCACAACGCCGCGACCCGCATTGGAGTCAAGGCGCACGCGGCCTACCGGAAGCGCTACGGCCTCAACTCGCCGGTCGACGTCTATCCTCTGTATGAGAACGCGGGCCGCGCGGCGTATGGCCAGACGTTGGCGGAGGCGCAGCGGGAGAGCGGGGAGATCTGGTCGCGGTTCTCCCAGGTCGCCGCGGGCAATGCTGGCGCGTGGATCCGCGAGCCCTTGTCCGTGGAAGAGATTGTGACGCCCTCGCCGTCCAACCGGCCCATCGCGTTTCCGTACTGCAAGCGGATGGTGGCGAACAGCGCCGTCAACCAAGGCGCGGGGTTTCTCGTCACCAGCCAGGCGAAGGCCCTGGCGCACGGCGTGCCCGAGGACCGCCTCGTGTACGTGGGGCGAGGCGTGGCGGCGCATGAACCGGAGGACTTCCTCGCGCGGGATGGCTACGCACGCTCACCGAGCATGTCCGTCTCCCTACGCCGCACGCTGGAGCTGAACGGGCTGACCGTCGACGCGCTGGACTTCGTGGAGCTCTACAGTTGCTTCCCATGCGTGCCGAAGATGGCGCGCAGGGTGCTGGGCTGGCCGCTGGAGAAGCCCGCCACTGTGTTCGGCGGCCTCACGTTCGGTGGTGGCCCCATCGCCAACTACATGAGCCACGCGGTGGTCAGCATGGTGCAGCGGCTGCGCGAGCAGGGCCGTCACGGCCTGCTCTTCGGCAACGGCGGCTTCGCGACGCACAATCACAGCCTTGTGCTCACGCGCGAGCCGCAGCCCGCCGGAACGCTCCCGCAGTCCTTCGAGCACCAGGCGGAAGCAGACGCCGCGCGTGGCCCCGTCCCTCCATTCGTGGAGGACTTCACCGGCCCCGGCCGCATCGAGACGTACACGGTGCTGTACGAACGGGACGGCAGCCCGAGGTTCGGCGTCATCGTCGGGCGCGGCGCGTCCGGTGAGCGCTTCCTCGCGAAGGTCCCGGCGCGGGACACCGCGGGCATCGACTTCCTGTGCGACGGGAAGGAGGAGCCTGTCGGCAGTGAAGGGCACGCCGTCGTAGGACCGGGTGGGGACATCCTCTGGCACCGGGCTCAGGCCCATGACCGGGCGAAGTCCGTGGATGGGTAGCGAATCCGGATTCGCTGGCGGTTGGCCCACTTCCTCCTGGGGCTACCGCTGTGCGGGCGGACGCGCGGACGGCTGGCCCTGCTGCGCACCCAGGAGAGGCG includes the following:
- a CDS encoding acetyl-CoA acetyltransferase; its protein translation is MKDANRIPVVVGVGQINDRPEDPLTGLDSLGLMEAALRAADADAGGGWLSRLDSLAVVDQLSFRQMGPLPLALAQRLGARPRFHEQTAEANGDSPVRLLHEAANRIASGAAEVAAVVGGEALRTASRRAALAAGDAPSAHNAATRIGVKAHAAYRKRYGLNSPVDVYPLYENAGRAAYGQTLAEAQRESGEIWSRFSQVAAGNAGAWIREPLSVEEIVTPSPSNRPIAFPYCKRMVANSAVNQGAGFLVTSQAKALAHGVPEDRLVYVGRGVAAHEPEDFLARDGYARSPSMSVSLRRTLELNGLTVDALDFVELYSCFPCVPKMARRVLGWPLEKPATVFGGLTFGGGPIANYMSHAVVSMVQRLREQGRHGLLFGNGGFATHNHSLVLTREPQPAGTLPQSFEHQAEADAARGPVPPFVEDFTGPGRIETYTVLYERDGSPRFGVIVGRGASGERFLAKVPARDTAGIDFLCDGKEEPVGSEGHAVVGPGGDILWHRAQAHDRAKSVDG